The following are encoded together in the Glycine max cultivar Williams 82 chromosome 8, Glycine_max_v4.0, whole genome shotgun sequence genome:
- the LOC100795235 gene encoding V-type proton ATPase subunit E, with amino-acid sequence MNDADVSKQIQQMVRFIRQEAEEKANEISVSAEEEFNIEKLQLVEAEKKKIRQEYERKERQVEIRKKIEYSMQLNASRIKVLQAQDDVISSMKEAASKELLNVSHHHDDHVYRNLLKDLIVQCLLRLKEPSVLLRCRKDDLHLVENVLDSAAQEYAEKANVDPPEIIVDNQVYLPPGLTHQNSHDLYCSGGVVLASRDGKIVCENTLDARLDVVFRKKLPEIRKQLFGQIVA; translated from the exons ATGAACGACGCAGATGTCTCGAAGCAAATCCAGCAGATGGTGCGTTTCATCCGCCAGGAAGCTGAGGAGAAAGCCAACGAGATCTCTGTATCTGCCGAAGAG GAATTCAATATCGAGAAGCTGCAGTTGGTTGAAGCCGAAAAGAAGAAGATCAGGCAAGAATACGAACGCAAAGAGCGCCAAGTCGAAATTCGCAAGAAGAT TGAGTACTCAATGCAGCTGAATGCTTCTCGGATTAAAGTTCTTCAAGCTCAAGATGACGTGATCAGTTCCATGAAAGAAGCTGCATCCAAGGAACTTTTGAATGTCAGTCATCACCATGATGATCATGTGTATAGAAACCTTCTGAAAGATCTCATTGTTCAG TGTTTGCTAAGACTGAAAGAGCCTTCTGTCTTATTGAGATGTCGGAAAGATGACCTGCACTTGGTAGAGAATGTGCTGGATTCAGCTGCTCAGGAGTATGCTGAGAAAGCAAATGTTGATCCCCCAGAGATCATTGTTGACAACCAAGTCTATCTTCCACCTGGACTCACTCATCAAAATTCTCATGATCTCTACTG CTCTGGTGGGGTGGTGTTGGCTTCTCGTGATGGAAAGATTGTGTGTGAAAATACACTTGATGCACGTCTTGATGTAGTTTTCCGTAAAAAGCTTCCAGAG ATCCGAAAGCAGCTCTTTGGACAAATTGTTGCTTGA